In Spirosoma aureum, a single genomic region encodes these proteins:
- a CDS encoding DUF6807 family protein produces the protein MYTCRVLAIFVLVVCGFVSGFGQKSKDNRFEIVTESDTSFSIYRDKVKQLVLTQVAKPDERPYIHPIMAPDGQSPVTEFRPNHHLHQTGLFWGLKRVNGRDYFMKWKGDYWKRVSTKITIRQGKQVAWQTVYNVLDSTGQTTLVETQNWTLQEVDGKFMLDLEWKGQARTDVTMGKFYVGGLFVRMPWTKELAGEVINASGQMNKQAEAQRSEWLDVGVQRRDRSDWAHFTLFDHPQNKAFPTPWRVDNEFGVGPSRQIIEDWTIPEGQTETIRYRILIYTGPINQSQIRDLAKAYQEINHH, from the coding sequence ATGTATACATGCAGAGTGCTCGCCATTTTTGTGCTGGTTGTGTGCGGTTTTGTTTCAGGTTTTGGGCAGAAATCGAAGGATAACCGCTTCGAAATTGTCACAGAATCAGATACTTCGTTTTCAATTTATAGAGACAAAGTAAAGCAACTGGTACTAACTCAGGTAGCCAAACCCGACGAGCGTCCGTATATCCATCCCATTATGGCACCCGATGGGCAAAGTCCGGTAACCGAGTTTCGTCCCAATCATCACCTCCACCAGACCGGCCTGTTCTGGGGCCTCAAGCGAGTGAACGGACGAGATTATTTTATGAAGTGGAAAGGTGATTACTGGAAGCGGGTTTCAACCAAAATAACAATTCGTCAGGGTAAGCAGGTTGCCTGGCAAACGGTCTATAACGTACTCGATTCAACGGGACAAACGACTCTGGTGGAAACCCAAAACTGGACCCTTCAGGAAGTCGACGGGAAATTTATGCTGGACCTCGAATGGAAAGGTCAGGCCAGGACCGATGTTACGATGGGTAAATTTTACGTAGGCGGTTTATTCGTGCGGATGCCCTGGACAAAGGAGCTGGCTGGTGAAGTGATCAATGCGTCAGGTCAGATGAATAAGCAGGCCGAAGCGCAGCGCAGTGAGTGGCTGGATGTGGGTGTGCAGCGAAGAGATCGCTCGGACTGGGCGCATTTTACGCTGTTTGATCATCCCCAAAACAAAGCGTTTCCAACTCCCTGGCGTGTCGATAACGAGTTCGGGGTGGGACCTTCTCGCCAGATCATCGAAGACTGGACCATTCCTGAAGGACAAACCGAGACGATCCGCTACCGAATCCTGATTTACACAGGCCCGATCAATCAATCGCAAATCCGTGACCTGGCTAAAGCCTATCAGGAAATCAATCATCATTGA
- a CDS encoding nucleoside hydrolase codes for MAIKFLLILTSLLSWLSKQPTQSTHPGPPIAVILDTDMDSDVDDVGALAMLHAFERAGQARILGVIVTSDDRYSAACTDAINTYFGRKDIPIGVSQRDSLKSFSRYTQKIAQAFPHRLASNAIAETSTSVYRRLLASQPDRSVVIITIGHLTSLSRLLHSSPDSISPLSGQELIARKVKAWSCMGGQFPSGKEANFYRPDPASTVDCLANWQLPVTFAGWEVGQQIVTGGEAFKANCKPNSPVYKAYEYYNNFKGRASWDQIAVLQAVEGNTPYFSVETDGYCQVAPDGSNEWRAGSRSPTQGYVKLASSIDVIQKRIETLMNL; via the coding sequence ATGGCAATAAAATTTCTTCTCATTCTGACAAGCCTGCTCAGTTGGCTGTCCAAGCAGCCAACTCAATCCACTCACCCTGGCCCGCCTATAGCTGTTATTCTGGATACGGATATGGATTCGGATGTTGACGACGTTGGTGCTCTGGCCATGCTTCATGCCTTCGAACGGGCTGGCCAGGCCCGTATACTGGGCGTAATTGTGACGAGCGATGATCGATACAGTGCCGCGTGTACGGATGCGATCAATACCTACTTTGGTCGAAAAGATATACCTATTGGCGTAAGTCAGCGCGATTCGCTGAAAAGCTTTTCCAGGTACACGCAGAAAATTGCTCAGGCATTTCCGCATCGGCTGGCGTCCAACGCAATTGCCGAAACGAGCACGTCGGTCTATCGGCGTTTGCTGGCCAGCCAACCCGACCGTAGTGTAGTGATCATCACGATTGGGCATTTAACCAGTTTGAGCCGTTTACTTCATTCATCACCGGATTCCATTAGTCCACTGAGTGGTCAGGAATTAATTGCCCGAAAAGTGAAGGCCTGGTCGTGTATGGGAGGCCAGTTCCCCAGTGGAAAAGAAGCCAACTTCTATCGTCCTGACCCAGCCTCCACGGTTGATTGCCTGGCTAACTGGCAATTGCCTGTAACGTTTGCCGGTTGGGAAGTGGGCCAGCAAATTGTAACCGGTGGCGAAGCATTTAAGGCGAATTGTAAGCCCAATAGTCCTGTGTATAAAGCCTATGAATACTACAATAACTTCAAAGGGCGAGCCAGTTGGGATCAGATCGCTGTTTTGCAAGCTGTTGAGGGCAATACCCCCTACTTTTCGGTTGAAACCGACGGATATTGTCAGGTAGCCCCCGATGGCAGCAATGAATGGAGAGCTGGTTCGCGCTCCCCAACACAAGGATATGTTAAACTTGCCAGTTCTATCGATGTCATCCAGAAACGCATTGAAACCTTAATGAATTTGTAA
- a CDS encoding SDR family oxidoreductase, which translates to MKHSETVLVTGGSGFLGMRIVLLLLQKEYHVRTTVRSLESKNKLIQTLRSNGITSFERLSFAETELTRDDNWDSAMKGCTYVLSVASPVFFETPKNENDAIRPAVEGIRRVLRFAKKAGVKRIVMTSNFGAVGFSQTDKTKETTESDWTDVKLKGLSVYEKSKTLAERAAWDFMNSEGGDLEFATINPVAILGPSLDAHISGSFHLLENLLNGSMKAVPNIPLNVVDVRDVADLHIRAMIHPDANRQRFIASADGQITLPEIASLLKSKRPDVSEQVFTRKLPNWLLSLASLVNNQAREGAMLLNVNRNVSNAKAKALLGWKPIATQEQAIVAAVDSMVKYGILK; encoded by the coding sequence ATGAAGCATTCAGAAACAGTACTGGTGACCGGAGGATCAGGTTTCCTGGGCATGCGGATCGTGTTGCTGCTTTTACAGAAAGAATATCATGTACGGACGACCGTTCGCAGTTTGGAAAGCAAAAACAAGCTGATTCAGACATTGCGATCAAATGGTATCACATCATTCGAAAGGCTTTCGTTTGCCGAGACCGAATTGACTAGGGATGACAACTGGGATAGCGCTATGAAAGGGTGTACCTATGTGCTGAGCGTAGCATCGCCTGTATTCTTTGAAACGCCTAAAAATGAAAATGATGCCATTCGTCCTGCGGTCGAGGGGATACGTCGTGTCTTGAGGTTCGCCAAAAAAGCGGGCGTCAAACGTATTGTGATGACTTCCAATTTTGGTGCCGTAGGATTCAGTCAAACAGACAAAACTAAAGAGACGACAGAATCTGACTGGACCGACGTTAAGTTAAAGGGGCTGTCTGTTTATGAAAAATCAAAAACGCTGGCTGAACGCGCTGCCTGGGACTTTATGAATAGCGAAGGTGGTGATCTGGAATTTGCTACCATTAATCCAGTCGCCATTTTAGGGCCATCGTTGGATGCGCATATCTCAGGTAGTTTTCACCTGCTTGAAAATCTGTTAAATGGCTCGATGAAAGCCGTACCGAATATTCCCCTGAACGTAGTCGATGTGAGAGACGTGGCCGATCTGCATATTCGGGCGATGATCCATCCTGATGCAAACAGGCAACGGTTCATCGCATCCGCCGATGGGCAGATTACATTGCCTGAAATAGCGTCACTGCTCAAAAGCAAAAGGCCCGATGTTTCAGAACAGGTTTTCACCAGAAAGTTACCCAATTGGCTACTCAGCCTGGCTTCACTTGTCAACAATCAGGCCAGAGAGGGAGCTATGCTGCTGAATGTAAACCGGAATGTCAGTAATGCAAAGGCGAAGGCATTATTAGGCTGGAAGCCCATCGCCACCCAGGAACAGGCTATAGTAGCAGCGGTAGACAGTATGGTTAAGTATGGTATTCTGAAATGA
- a CDS encoding RNA polymerase sigma factor — protein MKQPEDQVYIDKVKNGDSASYAFLVDRYKHMAYTIAVRIIRNAEDAEDVAQEAFVKAYQQIHKFEGKSKFSTWLYTIVYRVAITKLEHQRVATVPIHDEMTEAYSHSYQTPQLDRLQLSEQQKYIKDAISRLPVTEGLLITLYYLDEKSIREIEVITGLSESNIKVKLFRARKVLEEQLRFLL, from the coding sequence GTGAAGCAACCGGAAGATCAGGTCTATATCGACAAAGTCAAAAATGGAGACTCGGCTTCCTATGCATTTCTTGTTGACCGCTACAAGCATATGGCGTATACGATTGCGGTAAGAATTATACGGAATGCCGAAGATGCCGAAGACGTAGCGCAGGAAGCTTTCGTAAAAGCGTATCAGCAAATCCATAAGTTTGAGGGCAAATCGAAGTTTTCCACCTGGCTTTACACCATTGTTTATCGGGTAGCCATTACTAAATTAGAGCACCAGCGAGTCGCAACGGTTCCGATCCATGACGAAATGACGGAAGCCTATTCGCATTCGTATCAGACTCCTCAATTGGACCGTCTACAGCTATCGGAGCAACAGAAGTATATTAAAGATGCTATTAGTCGATTGCCGGTAACTGAAGGACTATTAATTACGTTGTATTACCTTGATGAAAAGTCAATCAGGGAAATTGAGGTGATCACCGGCCTATCGGAATCCAACATTAAGGTAAAATTATTCCGGGCCAGAAAAGTACTGGAAGAACAGTTGCGTTTTTTATTGTAA
- a CDS encoding Gfo/Idh/MocA family protein, which yields MKLNIAIVGLGFGAEFIPIYQRHPAANMYAICQRNVQKLKEIGDAYGIEKRYSSFDELLEDPAVDAVHINSPIPNHAEQSLKALRAGKHVACTVPMATTVDDCKELVRVTNETGKKYMMMETVVYSREFLFVKELYEKGELGKVQFLKASHQQDMDGWPDYWPGLPPMHYATHCVGPVAGLLKLEAEYVSCFGSGTIREELAKIHNSPFAVESAHIKFKDSDLSAYVYRSLFDVARQYRESFEVYGSKKSFEWPLIEDEMPVIHTAKKPEPDIPELVVVPDYAHYLPNEIAGFTTKGVYDADDQQHLSFTQGGGHGGSHPHMVHEFVSAIVEGRDPFPNAVQSANWTSVGIVAHESALKGGQLLPIPDFRAI from the coding sequence ATGAAATTAAATATTGCCATCGTAGGCCTTGGTTTTGGGGCCGAGTTCATTCCTATTTATCAGCGTCATCCGGCCGCTAACATGTATGCGATCTGCCAGCGAAACGTCCAGAAACTCAAGGAGATCGGGGATGCTTATGGCATTGAGAAACGATACAGCAGTTTCGACGAGCTACTGGAAGATCCGGCGGTTGATGCCGTTCATATCAACTCCCCCATTCCCAATCATGCCGAGCAGAGTTTGAAAGCCTTACGGGCGGGCAAACACGTGGCCTGTACAGTGCCCATGGCAACAACGGTTGACGACTGTAAGGAACTAGTCCGGGTCACCAACGAGACGGGCAAAAAATACATGATGATGGAAACGGTAGTGTACAGTCGGGAGTTTCTGTTCGTCAAGGAGTTATACGAAAAAGGAGAACTGGGCAAAGTGCAATTTCTGAAAGCCAGCCACCAGCAGGATATGGACGGCTGGCCTGATTACTGGCCAGGTTTACCGCCCATGCACTACGCAACCCACTGCGTTGGGCCGGTGGCCGGTTTACTTAAGCTGGAAGCCGAATACGTGTCCTGCTTTGGGTCGGGGACCATTCGGGAGGAATTGGCAAAAATTCACAACTCGCCATTTGCAGTCGAGTCGGCGCATATCAAATTCAAAGACAGCGATTTATCGGCTTATGTGTATCGATCGTTGTTCGATGTAGCTCGTCAGTACCGGGAAAGCTTTGAGGTATACGGAAGCAAGAAATCGTTTGAATGGCCATTGATCGAAGATGAAATGCCTGTGATTCATACCGCTAAAAAACCAGAACCCGACATTCCAGAATTAGTCGTCGTGCCCGATTATGCGCACTATCTGCCCAATGAAATTGCCGGATTTACGACAAAAGGTGTTTATGATGCCGATGACCAACAGCATTTATCGTTCACCCAGGGCGGTGGTCACGGTGGATCACACCCCCACATGGTTCATGAGTTTGTATCGGCGATTGTTGAAGGCCGCGACCCATTTCCCAATGCGGTTCAATCGGCAAACTGGACGAGTGTCGGCATCGTTGCTCATGAATCTGCATTAAAAGGTGGTCAATTGCTCCCAATACCTGATTTCAGGGCCATTTAA
- a CDS encoding outer membrane beta-barrel family protein — protein sequence MKILTLLWVSILLLGLHVAVAQKNAGSYSIHGIIADSASHKPLIFMTVHLLKGSDLALKVDYSRADGSFSFTGLQAGTYSLAIQGVGYKTRKIPVELTDSVQKTVELGIVALPPDMMGLKEVVVAGTKQIVKQEIDRITYDLQADPESKVLSVLDMMRKVPLLSLDADNNILMKGNSDFKILINGKPSSMMERNYKDILRTMPASSIERIEVITSPPAKYDAEGLAGIINIITTKKLDNGYNGSVNVSERFPTGGPGLGGSVSAKLGKFGISAFGGANLNNNRTVRGGIQRITTGLQPTELLQEGTTESKSRTAYIGYEMSYEIDTLNLVSTQFNLNGNRSEGTMIQTSDLMSSAVHLQGYTLENTNTGKGNGVDASVNYQRSFRSDKNRLLTFSYRYLTYETKQNNDLSITNRENYTMPNYRQENDQRFSEQTLQVDYVHPGKRHQLEAGLKGILRDNNSDFQNSAADSVTHQYVIQPMLSNRFRNTQNVFGGYTTYQYTLKNWGVKAGLRIEQTVIDADFISVDSKVKRTYFNLIPSVSVNRKFKNNSALNLAYTQRIQRPGIYQLNPFVDRSNPNFERTGNPDLRPAVVNDIQVTFSGTGKIQLNTGLGFTFFRDLVFPVSVYDSTTTITRTSYGNTGTAKLPNLYVTINYPLTKQWNVSVNSRAAYGMVQGLVNGVLIKNEGLMYNVALSTNYKLPKEWRLTANLQMNGRGVNLQGTTNSMVSTSFSVNKDLIKDKVSIGGSISNPFRKYRENLASTFGPDFQQTNFRWDYFRSFTFSLNYKFGKLRESIIKNKRGIRNDDVQSGN from the coding sequence ATGAAAATACTAACCTTACTCTGGGTATCGATTCTCCTGTTGGGTCTGCATGTGGCAGTTGCCCAGAAAAACGCAGGAAGTTATTCAATTCACGGAATTATTGCTGATTCAGCAAGCCACAAGCCCTTGATATTCATGACTGTTCATCTACTGAAAGGCTCGGATTTGGCCTTAAAGGTAGATTATTCCAGGGCGGATGGCTCATTTTCATTTACAGGATTGCAAGCGGGAACGTACTCGCTGGCTATTCAGGGGGTAGGTTACAAAACCCGAAAAATCCCGGTCGAGTTGACCGATTCAGTTCAAAAGACAGTGGAATTGGGCATTGTAGCACTTCCTCCTGACATGATGGGACTGAAAGAAGTAGTCGTAGCCGGTACGAAACAGATTGTAAAACAGGAAATAGACCGCATTACCTACGATCTGCAGGCCGACCCTGAAAGTAAAGTGTTGAGTGTGCTGGACATGATGCGAAAAGTGCCGTTACTTTCACTGGATGCCGATAATAATATCCTGATGAAAGGAAACAGCGATTTCAAGATCCTGATTAATGGTAAACCGTCGAGTATGATGGAGCGAAACTATAAGGATATTCTTCGGACAATGCCCGCTTCGTCCATCGAGCGTATTGAAGTGATTACGTCGCCCCCGGCCAAATACGATGCGGAGGGATTGGCAGGAATCATTAACATTATCACAACGAAAAAGCTGGATAACGGCTATAACGGTTCTGTCAATGTTAGCGAACGTTTTCCTACCGGAGGGCCAGGACTGGGCGGATCGGTTTCGGCTAAGCTCGGTAAGTTTGGCATCTCAGCTTTTGGTGGAGCTAATCTGAATAATAATCGGACAGTTCGGGGTGGTATTCAGCGAATTACCACAGGGCTGCAACCTACTGAGCTTTTGCAGGAAGGCACTACGGAGTCGAAGAGTCGGACGGCCTACATAGGCTACGAAATGAGTTATGAAATCGATACGCTGAACCTGGTCTCGACTCAATTTAACCTGAATGGCAACCGCTCGGAAGGCACTATGATACAAACCAGCGATCTGATGAGTTCGGCTGTTCATTTACAAGGATATACGCTGGAAAACACCAATACTGGCAAGGGAAATGGCGTGGATGCGTCAGTAAATTATCAACGCAGTTTTCGGTCGGATAAAAACCGTTTGCTGACCTTTTCGTACCGCTACTTGACCTATGAAACGAAGCAGAATAATGACCTGAGCATCACTAATCGGGAGAATTATACAATGCCTAATTATCGGCAGGAAAACGATCAGCGATTTTCGGAACAAACCCTTCAGGTTGATTATGTCCATCCTGGTAAGCGGCACCAACTGGAAGCGGGTTTAAAGGGAATTTTACGGGATAATAACAGCGATTTTCAGAATTCGGCAGCTGATTCTGTAACGCATCAATATGTGATTCAACCGATGCTCAGTAACCGATTCAGAAATACACAGAATGTCTTTGGCGGGTATACAACCTATCAATACACCCTAAAAAACTGGGGTGTAAAAGCAGGTTTACGTATCGAGCAAACCGTTATCGATGCCGATTTTATATCGGTCGATTCAAAGGTAAAAAGAACGTACTTTAACCTGATCCCTTCCGTATCTGTAAATCGTAAATTCAAGAATAACAGTGCGCTTAATCTGGCTTATACGCAGCGAATCCAACGACCAGGCATTTACCAGCTGAACCCTTTTGTGGATCGCTCCAACCCGAATTTTGAACGAACAGGCAATCCTGATCTGCGGCCTGCGGTTGTCAATGACATCCAGGTAACGTTCAGTGGGACAGGGAAAATTCAACTGAATACGGGCTTGGGATTTACGTTTTTCCGGGATCTGGTTTTTCCGGTTTCAGTTTATGATTCAACGACGACCATTACGCGCACATCCTATGGGAACACAGGTACGGCAAAGCTTCCAAACCTGTACGTGACTATCAATTATCCGCTCACGAAACAGTGGAACGTAAGTGTAAACAGCCGTGCCGCTTATGGGATGGTGCAGGGTTTGGTAAATGGCGTATTGATTAAGAACGAAGGGTTAATGTATAATGTCGCACTGTCAACCAATTACAAACTACCCAAAGAATGGCGCTTAACGGCTAATCTGCAGATGAATGGGCGGGGAGTTAATTTGCAGGGAACGACCAATAGTATGGTAAGCACTTCATTTAGTGTCAATAAAGACCTGATTAAGGACAAAGTATCTATTGGGGGTTCGATCAGCAACCCGTTTCGTAAATACAGGGAAAACCTTGCCAGTACGTTCGGCCCGGATTTCCAACAGACTAATTTCCGTTGGGATTATTTCCGGTCATTCACGTTTAGTCTGAACTATAAATTCGGCAAGCTCAGGGAGTCGATTATAAAGAACAAACGAGGTATTCGTAATGATGATGTCCAAAGCGGAAATTAG
- a CDS encoding SgcJ/EcaC family oxidoreductase has product MKIDSVTRGFLVLFLILSSSSLFAQNAKDSVAIQTILQQEDQAWNKGDATAYSQSFSRDGTFTNIGGMFFKGHKAFLDQHEVIFKSFFKNTVLNQKIVSLKFIRSDVAIMETLCQVSGFAKEGLPPRIQLDTKGQLNTRLLQVLTKEPDGWKIVSYHNVDVKPGTPIPE; this is encoded by the coding sequence ATGAAAATAGATTCGGTTACCAGAGGATTTTTGGTTCTTTTTCTGATTCTTTCTTCATCCAGCCTTTTTGCGCAAAACGCTAAGGATTCGGTAGCGATTCAAACTATCCTCCAGCAGGAAGATCAGGCCTGGAACAAGGGGGATGCAACGGCTTACTCCCAATCATTTTCCCGTGATGGCACCTTTACCAATATTGGGGGTATGTTCTTTAAAGGGCATAAAGCTTTTTTAGACCAGCACGAGGTGATTTTTAAAAGCTTTTTTAAGAATACGGTCTTAAACCAGAAAATCGTGTCTCTGAAATTTATACGCTCCGATGTCGCCATTATGGAAACCTTGTGTCAGGTTTCTGGCTTTGCCAAAGAAGGTCTTCCACCCAGAATTCAATTAGATACCAAGGGGCAACTCAATACCCGTTTATTACAGGTGTTAACCAAAGAGCCAGACGGTTGGAAAATTGTTTCCTACCACAACGTAGATGTAAAACCCGGAACTCCTATCCCCGAATAA
- a CDS encoding VOC family protein — translation MELDHIFIFTHQAQQVATALQSFGLSEGTANVHPGQGTACRRFFFQNAYIELVWVINEDEIKHSEIKRANLWERSQYEFTNYCPFGFCFRTEQPSDHAIRLVFEDGWRYYSVYLPQGQFANIASNEAFPVEPMLFEMPFFGLAPKDYPQQKRQPLTHANGFQELTKVTITLPPVNDLSSAMKKVLHESILHSSQGNTYLVTLEFDDGKQGQQQNFTPLIPLVISW, via the coding sequence ATGGAGTTAGACCATATTTTTATATTTACTCATCAGGCTCAACAAGTCGCCACGGCCTTACAATCGTTTGGCCTGAGCGAAGGAACAGCCAATGTCCATCCCGGACAGGGAACAGCTTGTCGGCGATTCTTTTTTCAGAATGCGTATATAGAATTAGTCTGGGTGATTAATGAGGATGAAATTAAGCATTCAGAAATTAAAAGAGCCAATCTATGGGAAAGGTCACAGTACGAGTTCACTAACTATTGCCCTTTTGGCTTCTGTTTCAGAACAGAACAGCCATCAGACCATGCGATTCGCTTAGTTTTTGAGGATGGCTGGCGATACTACTCCGTTTATCTACCCCAAGGCCAATTTGCCAACATAGCCTCGAATGAGGCTTTCCCTGTTGAACCAATGCTCTTTGAGATGCCTTTTTTTGGCTTAGCTCCGAAAGATTATCCTCAACAAAAGCGGCAGCCATTGACACATGCAAATGGCTTCCAAGAACTGACGAAGGTAACCATAACACTACCACCGGTCAACGACTTATCGTCGGCTATGAAAAAGGTTCTTCATGAAAGTATTCTTCATAGTTCACAAGGAAATACCTATCTGGTTACCTTAGAATTTGACGATGGCAAACAAGGTCAACAGCAAAACTTTACCCCCTTGATTCCATTAGTTATTAGCTGGTAG
- a CDS encoding DUF6249 domain-containing protein, which translates to MSGDDIKHILISLGAFASVFGIIYVFLMTRSRERMAMIERGVDASIFSGNDSISPTLKFGMLFVGIAVGMIVGDVLHDNYGFSKGTSFLAMVFLFGGLSLIINFVIERLLARKK; encoded by the coding sequence ATGAGTGGTGATGATATAAAACATATACTTATTTCCCTTGGCGCATTCGCCAGTGTTTTCGGTATCATATATGTATTCCTGATGACACGTTCGCGGGAGCGCATGGCCATGATCGAGCGGGGAGTCGATGCATCTATTTTTTCGGGCAACGACTCGATTTCACCCACGCTGAAATTCGGAATGCTCTTCGTAGGAATTGCCGTCGGAATGATCGTTGGCGATGTTCTGCACGACAACTATGGGTTCAGTAAAGGCACTTCTTTTCTGGCTATGGTATTTTTATTCGGTGGGCTGAGTTTAATCATCAACTTCGTGATTGAGCGGTTATTGGCCCGAAAGAAGTAA
- a CDS encoding RNA polymerase sigma factor, which translates to MEQSLPLDHVLWDAIREGDKASLGELYERYYRLLYRYGTRLISDTDLVEDTIQDVFITIWNNRQKLAIVRNIKAYLFTILRRGIHQKSKKDEFISDIETTPNLTYPEGKGNYEDVEYEKWLIEKLATVLKSLPQRQMDVILLRYYENFQTSEIATIMGITEKSVRNTLYKALTHLRTHIQPLDFILFIFLLLQTLGY; encoded by the coding sequence TTGGAACAGAGCCTACCGTTAGATCATGTACTTTGGGATGCAATCCGAGAGGGTGACAAAGCGTCATTAGGCGAATTGTATGAACGATATTATCGGCTCTTATACCGATATGGAACCAGGTTAATCTCCGATACGGACCTTGTGGAGGATACGATCCAGGATGTATTTATTACCATCTGGAATAACCGACAGAAATTAGCCATTGTCAGGAATATCAAGGCCTATTTATTTACCATACTTCGGAGAGGGATTCATCAGAAATCAAAGAAAGATGAATTTATTTCTGACATAGAAACTACCCCAAATTTAACTTACCCGGAAGGTAAGGGTAATTATGAGGATGTAGAGTATGAAAAGTGGCTTATTGAGAAATTAGCCACTGTCCTTAAAAGTTTACCACAACGCCAAATGGATGTGATCCTATTGCGCTACTATGAAAATTTCCAAACATCCGAAATCGCCACCATTATGGGTATTACGGAGAAGTCTGTCCGCAATACGCTTTATAAAGCACTGACACACTTAAGAACACACATTCAGCCTCTGGATTTTATACTCTTTATTTTTCTGTTACTTCAGACCCTGGGATACTAA
- a CDS encoding helix-turn-helix domain-containing protein: MRAIPEETKAKILNEQFIPDHVFLVVVHGEISFFDASKRYTIKAGECCFVRKNRLVRFMRSSGAEEFEPILFCFEQSFLRAFQKKYNYSRSAGFETEDALIRIPKPALLDDFIRSIKPYYKGVMELDELFEELKYEELLIILLQNQPALTGFLFDFEIPQKIDLEGFMNRNFKFNVSIQQFAYLTGRSLSAFKWDFNAIFNDTPGHWLVRRRLQEAYFLIETGRQKPSDFYLDLGFESLSHLSFAFKKEFGLTPSEVAMSN, encoded by the coding sequence ATGAGAGCAATTCCCGAAGAGACGAAAGCGAAGATCTTAAACGAGCAATTTATTCCCGACCATGTTTTCCTCGTAGTCGTTCATGGGGAAATCAGCTTTTTCGATGCCAGCAAACGTTATACGATCAAGGCTGGCGAGTGCTGTTTTGTGCGGAAAAACCGGCTGGTGCGATTTATGCGTTCAAGCGGTGCGGAGGAGTTTGAGCCGATATTATTTTGCTTTGAGCAGTCTTTCCTTAGGGCGTTTCAGAAAAAATACAACTACTCCAGGTCGGCAGGTTTCGAAACCGAGGACGCACTGATCAGGATACCGAAACCCGCCTTGTTGGACGATTTCATCCGGTCCATAAAGCCGTACTACAAAGGAGTCATGGAATTGGATGAATTATTCGAAGAGTTGAAATACGAAGAGCTATTAATCATCCTTCTTCAAAATCAGCCAGCGCTTACCGGCTTTCTCTTTGATTTTGAAATTCCTCAAAAAATTGATTTAGAGGGATTTATGAATCGTAACTTCAAGTTCAACGTAAGTATCCAACAGTTCGCCTACCTGACAGGACGCAGTTTGTCGGCCTTCAAATGGGATTTCAACGCAATATTCAACGATACACCAGGTCATTGGCTGGTGAGAAGGCGCTTGCAGGAAGCGTATTTTCTGATTGAGACTGGCAGACAAAAGCCGTCCGACTTTTATCTGGATCTCGGCTTTGAAAGTTTATCACATTTATCATTTGCCTTTAAGAAGGAATTTGGACTAACACCTTCAGAGGTCGCCATGTCTAACTGA